From Myxococcales bacterium, a single genomic window includes:
- a CDS encoding uracil-DNA glycosylase, whose protein sequence is MPSPAVTDPVERQRQLDVIQVEVRACVACPLHSTRTQTVFSRGSGGSGLMFVGEGPGADEDEQGLPFVGKAGQLLDKMIEAMGFSCDEVYVANIVKCRPPNNRKPEPSEMAACLPFLERQMAVLNPEVIVALGATAVQGLLGTTEGITRLRGKWKLYKGKTALMPTFHPAYLLRTPSAKREVWTDLQAVLRQMGRSLPPKRA, encoded by the coding sequence TTGCCCAGCCCGGCGGTGACCGATCCCGTGGAGCGCCAGCGTCAGCTCGACGTCATTCAGGTCGAGGTTCGTGCGTGTGTGGCCTGCCCGCTCCACTCGACCCGAACGCAGACGGTGTTCTCCCGTGGTAGCGGCGGCTCGGGGCTGATGTTCGTGGGCGAAGGTCCGGGCGCCGACGAGGACGAACAGGGGCTGCCGTTCGTGGGCAAGGCGGGCCAGCTGCTCGACAAGATGATCGAGGCGATGGGTTTCTCGTGCGACGAGGTCTACGTCGCGAACATCGTGAAGTGCCGACCGCCGAACAACCGTAAACCCGAGCCCAGCGAGATGGCGGCGTGTCTGCCGTTTCTGGAGCGCCAGATGGCGGTCTTGAATCCCGAGGTGATCGTTGCGCTCGGCGCGACCGCGGTGCAGGGCCTGCTCGGTACCACCGAGGGCATCACGCGGCTGCGCGGCAAGTGGAAGCTCTACAAAGGGAAGACCGCGCTGATGCCGACCTTCCACCCGGCGTACCTGCTCCGAACACCGAGCGCCAAGCGCGAGGTGTGGACTGATCTTCAGGCGGTGCTCCGGCAGATGGGTCGTTCTTTGCCGCCGAAGCGTGCCTGA